One segment of Herbaspirillum hiltneri N3 DNA contains the following:
- the ctaD gene encoding cytochrome c oxidase subunit I produces the protein MSTTVVDHGHDHSHAHDHGAHGHDDHGHHDHPHGWRRWIFATNHKDIGTLYLWFSFTMLLSGGVLALLIRAELFQPGLQFFRPEFFNQLTTMHGLVMVFGAIMPAFVGFANWMIPLQIGASDMAFARMNNFSFWLLPPAALLLAGSFLVPGGATAAGWTLYAPLSTQMGPGMDMGIFAMHIMGASSIMGSINIIVTILNMRAPGMTLMKMPMFCWTWLITAYLLIAVMPVLAGAITMTLTDRHFGTSFFNAAGGGDPVMYQHIFWFFGHPEVYIMILPAFGIVSQIIPAFARKQLFGYASMVYATASIAILSFIVWAHHMFTTGMPVTAQLFFMYATMLIAVPTGVKIFNWIATMWRGSMTFETPMLFSVGFIFVFTMGGFTGLILAVTPIDIQMQDTYYVVAHFHYVLVAGSLFALFAGFYYWGPKWTGFMYNETRGKIHFWASLITFNVTFFPMHFLGLAGMPRRYADYPAQFTDFNMVASIGALGFGLSQVYFLFFVVIPSIKGGVKAEAKPWEGAEGLEWTVPSPAPFHTFETPPTVK, from the coding sequence ATGAGCACAACAGTAGTCGATCACGGCCACGATCATTCGCATGCACATGATCATGGCGCACACGGCCATGATGACCACGGACATCACGATCATCCGCACGGCTGGCGCCGCTGGATCTTTGCAACCAACCACAAGGACATTGGTACGCTGTACCTGTGGTTCTCGTTCACCATGCTGCTGTCCGGTGGCGTGCTGGCATTGCTGATCCGCGCCGAACTGTTCCAGCCCGGCCTGCAATTCTTCCGTCCTGAATTCTTCAACCAGCTGACCACGATGCACGGCCTGGTGATGGTGTTCGGCGCGATCATGCCGGCCTTCGTCGGCTTCGCCAACTGGATGATCCCGCTGCAGATCGGCGCCTCCGACATGGCGTTTGCGCGGATGAACAACTTCTCGTTCTGGCTGCTGCCGCCTGCGGCCCTGCTGCTGGCCGGTTCCTTCCTGGTGCCGGGCGGTGCGACTGCCGCCGGCTGGACCCTGTATGCGCCGCTGTCGACGCAAATGGGCCCCGGCATGGACATGGGTATTTTCGCGATGCACATCATGGGCGCATCGTCGATCATGGGTTCGATCAACATCATCGTCACCATCCTCAACATGCGCGCTCCCGGCATGACGCTGATGAAGATGCCGATGTTCTGCTGGACCTGGCTGATCACCGCCTACCTGCTGATCGCCGTGATGCCGGTGCTGGCAGGCGCGATCACCATGACGCTCACTGACCGCCACTTCGGTACTTCCTTCTTCAACGCCGCCGGCGGCGGCGATCCGGTGATGTACCAGCACATCTTCTGGTTCTTCGGCCACCCCGAGGTCTACATCATGATTCTGCCGGCCTTCGGCATCGTGTCGCAGATCATCCCGGCCTTCGCCCGCAAGCAATTATTTGGATATGCTTCGATGGTCTACGCGACTGCGTCGATCGCGATCCTGTCGTTCATCGTCTGGGCCCACCACATGTTCACCACCGGCATGCCGGTGACTGCGCAGCTGTTCTTCATGTACGCCACGATGCTCATCGCCGTGCCGACCGGCGTGAAGATCTTCAACTGGATCGCCACCATGTGGCGCGGTTCGATGACCTTTGAAACGCCGATGCTGTTCTCGGTCGGCTTCATCTTCGTGTTCACCATGGGCGGCTTCACCGGCCTGATCTTGGCCGTTACCCCGATCGACATCCAGATGCAGGATACCTACTACGTGGTGGCGCATTTCCACTACGTGCTGGTGGCCGGTTCGCTGTTTGCGCTGTTCGCCGGTTTCTACTACTGGGGTCCGAAGTGGACTGGTTTCATGTACAACGAAACCCGCGGCAAGATCCATTTCTGGGCTTCGCTGATCACCTTCAACGTGACCTTCTTCCCGATGCACTTCCTGGGTCTGGCCGGCATGCCGCGCCGCTACGCCGACTATCCGGCGCAGTTCACCGATTTCAACATGGTGGCCTCGATCGGCGCGCTCGGTTTCGGTTTGTCGCAGGTGTACTTCCTGTTCTTCGTGGTGATCCCGTCGATCAAGGGCGGCGTCAAAGCCGAAGCCAAGCCATGGGAAGGCGCCGAAGGTCTGGAGTGGACCGTGCCGAGCCCGGCGCCGTTCCACACATTCGAAACGCCACCGACAGTTAAGTAA
- a CDS encoding cytochrome oxidase small assembly protein codes for MTDRKKPNNLRTGLLLALVAFVFFAGIFINRIWFR; via the coding sequence ATGACAGATCGTAAAAAGCCGAATAATCTGCGCACGGGTTTGTTGCTGGCGCTGGTGGCGTTTGTGTTCTTTGCGGGCATCTTCATCAACCGCATCTGGTTCCGCTGA
- a CDS encoding cytochrome c oxidase assembly protein translates to MSDSDKSDVSPERPERSLNRRMLGKLLVIAVLMFGFGYALIPVYKKICEVTGVNFLTPKDVTVEAPSNSQIDKSRTVTIEFDGNSQGPWRFRPTVASMKVHPGEMTQVVYEVVNTQARSVDAQAIPSYAPQQSAAFFKKVECFCFTQQTLGPNQAKQMPVVFYIDPALPKDVTTITLSYTFFEIGGQAKKAS, encoded by the coding sequence ATGAGCGATTCCGACAAGAGCGACGTATCGCCCGAACGCCCCGAACGCAGCCTGAACCGCCGCATGCTCGGCAAGCTGCTGGTGATTGCCGTGCTGATGTTCGGTTTCGGCTATGCACTGATCCCGGTGTATAAAAAGATTTGCGAAGTGACCGGCGTCAATTTCCTGACGCCCAAGGATGTGACGGTCGAAGCGCCGAGCAACAGCCAGATCGACAAGAGCCGCACCGTGACGATCGAGTTCGACGGCAATTCGCAGGGACCGTGGCGCTTCCGCCCGACCGTGGCGAGCATGAAGGTACATCCGGGCGAGATGACGCAGGTGGTGTACGAGGTGGTCAATACCCAGGCGCGCAGCGTTGACGCCCAGGCGATCCCGAGTTACGCGCCGCAACAGTCGGCAGCCTTCTTCAAGAAGGTGGAATGTTTCTGTTTCACGCAGCAGACGCTGGGTCCGAACCAGGCCAAGCAAATGCCGGTGGTGTTCTACATCGATCCGGCGCTGCCCAAGGATGTAACGACGATCACGCTGTCTTATACGTTCTTCGAGATCGGCGGGCAGGCCAAGAAGGCCAGCTGA
- a CDS encoding DUF2970 domain-containing protein → MSDLKDATQRKASFASTMKAVFWSFFGVRKRSDYENDAAKLNPLHVIIAGVIGAAIFVTVLVLIVKMVVGSAVSS, encoded by the coding sequence ATGAGCGACTTGAAGGATGCAACACAGCGCAAGGCGTCATTTGCGTCGACGATGAAGGCGGTGTTCTGGTCGTTCTTCGGTGTGCGCAAGCGCAGCGATTACGAAAACGACGCGGCCAAACTGAATCCGCTGCACGTCATCATCGCCGGCGTCATCGGCGCAGCGATTTTTGTGACGGTCTTGGTATTGATCGTGAAAATGGTGGTGGGCTCGGCGGTTTCTTCGTGA
- a CDS encoding cytochrome c oxidase subunit 3: MSSQHAKAPYYFVPGPSQWPVLAGTAMLATMAGASAWVNGYSWGMPLNLIGIVAVLVVLYKWFGQAIGESESGQYSARIDASFRWSMGWFIFSEVMFFAAFFGALFYARSITMPWLADLDHKVIWPDFAAHWGNIGPARTIESFQTMGPFPIPTINTALLLTSGVTLTISHHALRAGHRAQTAIWLFATVLLGAIFMGFQAYEYMHAYSELNLKLTSGIYGSTFFMLTGFHGFHVTMGAIMLSVVLYRVLRGHFTPEHHFAFEGAAWYWHFVDVVWLGLYVVVYWM, translated from the coding sequence ATGAGTTCTCAACACGCTAAAGCGCCGTACTATTTTGTACCTGGTCCCTCGCAGTGGCCGGTGCTGGCGGGTACTGCAATGCTGGCCACCATGGCCGGCGCGTCGGCATGGGTCAACGGCTATTCCTGGGGCATGCCGCTCAACCTGATCGGCATCGTCGCCGTGCTGGTGGTGCTGTACAAATGGTTCGGCCAGGCCATCGGCGAATCCGAATCCGGTCAGTACAGCGCGCGTATCGATGCCTCGTTCCGCTGGAGCATGGGCTGGTTCATCTTCTCCGAAGTGATGTTCTTCGCGGCATTCTTCGGTGCATTGTTCTATGCACGCAGCATCACCATGCCATGGCTGGCCGATCTGGATCACAAGGTGATCTGGCCCGACTTCGCTGCGCACTGGGGCAACATCGGTCCGGCCCGCACGATCGAATCGTTCCAGACCATGGGTCCGTTCCCGATCCCCACCATCAACACTGCGCTGCTGCTGACTTCGGGCGTGACGCTGACGATTTCGCACCATGCGCTGCGCGCCGGCCATCGTGCGCAAACCGCGATCTGGCTGTTCGCCACCGTGCTGCTGGGTGCGATCTTCATGGGCTTCCAGGCTTACGAATACATGCATGCCTACAGCGAGCTGAACCTCAAGCTCACTTCCGGCATCTACGGTTCGACCTTCTTCATGCTGACCGGCTTCCACGGTTTCCACGTGACCATGGGCGCGATCATGTTGTCGGTGGTGCTGTACCGCGTGCTGCGCGGCCACTTCACGCCGGAACACCACTTCGCCTTCGAAGGCGCCGCCTGGTACTGGCACTTTGTGGACGTGGTCTGGCTGGGTCTGTACGTCGTGGTCTACTGGATGTAA
- a CDS encoding twin transmembrane helix small protein, with translation MKIIVAIAFVLIIGSLASALLFMMRDKGKSNRTVYALTMRVGFSVLLFILLLIAYRLGWIQPTGIH, from the coding sequence ATGAAAATCATTGTCGCCATCGCTTTCGTGCTCATCATCGGCAGCCTCGCGTCCGCCCTGCTGTTCATGATGCGCGACAAGGGCAAGAGCAATCGCACGGTATATGCGCTGACGATGCGCGTGGGATTTTCGGTGCTGCTGTTCATCCTGCTGCTAATCGCTTATCGCCTGGGCTGGATACAGCCGACCGGCATTCACTGA
- a CDS encoding SURF1 family protein: protein MPIRFRIRWIPLLATLIVAGIGVSLGQWQTRRGDEKEAIQAKMAVRQSAPAMTLENAAQVDAAQVEFRHVRLRGRFVPEWTTYLENRPYNGVPGFYVLMPFKITGSAASAVLIERGWAPRDANDRTRVPAVPTPADEVEIEGVIRINAGHLLQLGAAEAPRPGAIMQNLDIAAYARASQLPLAPFVVEQSGEMKDGLVRDWPAPSLGIERHRGYAVQWYALALMAVIFFVVTGFRSGKKQRTGSE, encoded by the coding sequence ATGCCAATCAGATTCCGTATTCGATGGATTCCGCTGCTGGCCACCTTGATCGTGGCGGGCATCGGCGTGTCGCTGGGGCAGTGGCAGACCAGGCGCGGCGACGAGAAGGAAGCGATCCAGGCGAAGATGGCGGTGCGTCAGTCGGCCCCGGCCATGACGCTGGAAAATGCCGCTCAGGTCGACGCCGCGCAAGTCGAATTCCGCCACGTCAGACTGCGTGGCCGCTTCGTTCCCGAGTGGACAACCTATCTGGAAAATCGCCCCTACAATGGTGTGCCCGGATTCTATGTGCTGATGCCGTTTAAAATAACCGGCTCCGCAGCATCGGCGGTATTGATCGAACGTGGCTGGGCGCCGCGCGACGCAAATGACCGCACACGCGTGCCGGCGGTCCCGACGCCGGCCGATGAAGTTGAAATTGAAGGCGTGATCCGCATCAATGCCGGCCACCTGCTGCAGCTCGGTGCGGCCGAGGCGCCGCGTCCCGGCGCGATCATGCAGAACCTCGACATCGCCGCCTACGCGCGCGCCAGCCAGTTGCCGCTGGCGCCGTTCGTGGTGGAGCAGTCGGGTGAGATGAAGGATGGCCTGGTGCGCGACTGGCCGGCGCCGTCATTGGGAATAGAACGCCATCGCGGCTATGCCGTGCAATGGTATGCACTGGCCTTGATGGCCGTGATTTTTTTCGTCGTCACAGGATTCCGAAGTGGAAAAAAGCAAAGAACTGGGTCCGAGTAA
- a CDS encoding SCO family protein, which produces MIASYFTYYVIKPESRTNYGTLLDPREYPIPPLGSATLDGKPAKLEDYKGKWVLLQVAGGDCDDACKTRLFAMRQLRLMQGKEMERIERVWLITDAKPLDTMLMREYDGTDMLRVDPKLLKAWLPVDAGAGTGTVVEDHLYMIDPLGNLMMRFPKDADPNKVKKDISKLLRASSIG; this is translated from the coding sequence ATGATCGCGTCGTATTTCACCTATTACGTGATCAAGCCGGAGAGCCGCACCAACTACGGCACGCTGCTCGATCCGCGTGAATATCCGATTCCGCCGCTCGGCAGCGCAACACTTGACGGCAAGCCGGCCAAGCTGGAAGACTACAAGGGCAAGTGGGTCCTGCTGCAAGTGGCCGGCGGCGATTGCGACGACGCCTGCAAGACGCGTCTGTTCGCCATGCGCCAGCTGCGCCTGATGCAGGGCAAGGAAATGGAACGCATCGAACGCGTCTGGCTGATTACCGATGCCAAGCCGCTCGATACCATGCTCATGCGCGAATACGACGGCACCGACATGCTGCGCGTGGATCCGAAACTGCTCAAGGCCTGGCTGCCGGTCGACGCCGGCGCCGGTACCGGTACCGTTGTGGAAGATCATCTCTACATGATCGATCCGCTCGGCAACCTGATGATGCGCTTCCCCAAGGATGCCGACCCCAACAAGGTCAAGAAGGACATCAGCAAGCTGCTGCGCGCATCGAGCATAGGATAA
- a CDS encoding COX15/CtaA family protein translates to MLIQLAVMGLLVALIPLTLTWVSNDADKYRKLVWITVFLTFDLIMFGAFTRLTDSGLGCPDWPGCYGHSNPLLAHEHISAAQEAMPTGPVTVAKAWIEMIHRYLAMAVGVLIITLMVIAWRRWIKSGRTELRFRPWFPTLLFLFVCLQGAFGAWTVTMKLQPVIVTIHLLLGLTLLAMLTWLGARQNAHAPVSPAGRALATPALIGLALLIVQVALGGWVSTNYAALACNDFPLCHGALVPQMDFDNGFTLWRHLGKTADGEYLPFPALTAIHWVHRTFAFVVIAYLAWLGRKAFQDGGLRKTGRWLLTVMALQLVTGLATIYLNWPLAIAVVHNGGAALLLLLLVMLNYKTRHAPAAEAARAAPAPF, encoded by the coding sequence ATGCTGATTCAACTTGCCGTCATGGGCCTGCTGGTCGCGCTGATTCCGCTGACGCTGACCTGGGTGTCGAATGACGCCGACAAATACCGCAAGCTGGTCTGGATCACGGTGTTCCTGACCTTCGACCTGATCATGTTCGGCGCCTTCACGCGGCTGACCGATTCCGGCCTGGGTTGCCCCGACTGGCCGGGTTGCTACGGCCATTCCAATCCGCTGTTGGCGCATGAACACATCAGCGCCGCACAGGAAGCCATGCCGACCGGACCGGTGACGGTCGCCAAGGCGTGGATAGAAATGATCCATCGCTATCTGGCAATGGCAGTCGGCGTGCTGATCATCACGCTGATGGTGATTGCATGGCGGCGCTGGATCAAGTCGGGACGCACGGAGCTCAGGTTCCGGCCCTGGTTTCCGACCTTGCTGTTCCTGTTTGTCTGCCTGCAGGGGGCGTTCGGCGCCTGGACCGTGACGATGAAGCTGCAGCCGGTGATCGTTACGATCCATCTGCTGCTCGGCCTGACGCTGCTGGCCATGCTGACCTGGCTAGGGGCGCGCCAGAATGCGCATGCGCCGGTGTCGCCGGCTGGGCGTGCGCTGGCCACGCCGGCGCTGATCGGGCTGGCGTTGCTGATCGTGCAGGTGGCGCTGGGAGGCTGGGTCAGCACCAACTATGCGGCGCTGGCGTGCAACGATTTCCCCTTGTGCCACGGCGCGCTGGTGCCGCAGATGGATTTCGACAACGGCTTCACGCTGTGGCGCCATCTGGGCAAGACCGCCGACGGCGAATACCTGCCGTTCCCCGCGCTCACTGCAATCCATTGGGTGCACCGCACGTTCGCCTTCGTGGTGATCGCCTATCTCGCCTGGCTGGGGCGCAAGGCGTTCCAGGACGGCGGCTTGCGCAAGACCGGGCGCTGGCTGCTGACCGTGATGGCGCTGCAGCTGGTCACCGGTCTGGCCACGATTTATCTGAACTGGCCGCTGGCCATCGCCGTCGTGCACAACGGCGGTGCGGCGCTGCTGCTGCTTTTGCTGGTCATGTTAAACTACAAGACCAGACACGCCCCTGCCGCCGAGGCAGCGCGCGCCGCTCCCGCACCGTTTTGA
- the cyoE gene encoding heme o synthase: MTTLTVQPNRIAQYWALTKPRVTQLAVFCAVIGMFLATPELPDWRRVVFATIGIWLLAGAAFAINCLVEREIDSRMARTARRPMARGEITVAQTLMFSGVIGGMGMWVLYSLVNPLTMWLTLATFVGYAIIYTIILKPSTPQNIVIGGLSGAMPPALGWAAIANDVPMQAWILVLIIFIWTPPHFWALAMYRRDDYAKSGLPMLPITHGMKLTQFHILLYTIALIATSVLPFAVGMSGLIYLGMAIVLGLIFFHYSWQIYRHYTDLIARKAFTFSIIYLSILFAALLVDHYLLFRTF; the protein is encoded by the coding sequence ATGACCACATTGACCGTACAACCCAATCGCATCGCCCAGTACTGGGCCTTGACCAAGCCGCGCGTGACGCAGCTGGCGGTGTTCTGCGCCGTCATCGGGATGTTCCTGGCGACGCCTGAGTTGCCCGACTGGCGCAGGGTCGTGTTCGCCACGATCGGCATCTGGCTGCTGGCCGGCGCTGCCTTCGCCATCAATTGCCTGGTGGAGCGTGAAATCGATTCACGCATGGCGCGCACCGCACGCCGGCCGATGGCGCGCGGCGAAATCACCGTGGCGCAGACGCTGATGTTTTCCGGCGTGATCGGCGGCATGGGCATGTGGGTGCTGTACAGCCTCGTCAACCCGTTGACCATGTGGCTGACGCTCGCCACCTTCGTCGGCTACGCCATCATCTACACGATCATCCTCAAACCGTCGACACCGCAGAACATCGTCATCGGCGGCCTGTCGGGCGCGATGCCGCCGGCGCTGGGCTGGGCCGCGATCGCCAACGACGTGCCGATGCAGGCCTGGATCCTGGTGCTGATCATCTTCATCTGGACGCCGCCGCACTTCTGGGCGCTGGCGATGTATCGCCGCGACGACTACGCCAAATCCGGCCTGCCGATGCTGCCGATCACGCACGGCATGAAGCTGACGCAATTCCACATCCTGCTGTACACGATCGCGCTGATCGCCACCAGCGTGCTGCCGTTCGCGGTCGGCATGAGCGGCCTGATCTACCTGGGTATGGCAATCGTGCTGGGATTGATCTTCTTCCATTATTCGTGGCAGATCTACCGCCATTACACCGATCTGATCGCGCGCAAGGCGTTCACGTTTTCGATCATTTACCTGTCGATCCTGTTTGCTGCGCTGCTGGTCGATCACTACCTGCTGTTCAGGACTTTCTGA
- a CDS encoding SCO family protein: MKRLLSFLPAALLALGALTLAGCQKGGSEKFVNTDVTGLEYAKDFALTDHNGKPRTLADFKGKAVVMFFGYTQCPDVCPTTMAEMANVMKELGPQADKVQVLFVTVDPARDTPQILSQYVPAFDKRFLGLYGDEAATAKVAKEFKVFYQKVPGKTAGSYTMDHTAGSYVFDPQGHIRLFVRHGQGAEPIVHDLKLLLS; this comes from the coding sequence ATGAAACGTTTGCTGTCTTTCCTGCCGGCGGCGCTGCTGGCCTTGGGTGCTCTGACGCTGGCCGGCTGCCAGAAGGGCGGCTCCGAAAAATTCGTCAACACCGACGTCACCGGGCTGGAATACGCCAAGGATTTCGCGCTCACCGACCACAACGGCAAGCCGCGCACGCTGGCCGATTTCAAGGGCAAGGCGGTGGTGATGTTCTTCGGCTATACCCAATGCCCGGACGTCTGTCCGACCACCATGGCCGAGATGGCGAACGTGATGAAGGAGCTCGGCCCGCAAGCCGACAAGGTGCAGGTATTGTTCGTGACCGTCGATCCCGCGCGCGACACGCCGCAGATCCTGTCGCAGTATGTGCCGGCCTTCGACAAGCGCTTCCTCGGCCTGTACGGCGACGAGGCCGCAACCGCCAAGGTCGCCAAGGAATTCAAGGTGTTCTACCAGAAGGTGCCGGGCAAGACCGCAGGCAGCTATACGATGGACCACACCGCCGGCAGCTACGTGTTCGATCCGCAGGGGCATATCCGTCTGTTCGTGCGGCACGGCCAGGGCGCGGAGCCCATCGTGCATGATCTGAAATTGCTGCTGTCCTGA
- the rpoH gene encoding RNA polymerase sigma factor RpoH, producing MKSATALMPVETNALALGFSGSLGNIDAYISAVNRLPMLTQAEEVSLARALREKNDLGAAQKLVLSHLRLVVSIARGYLGYGLPHADLIQEGNIGLMKAVKRFDPDQNVRLVSYAMHWIKAEMHEYILKNWRLVKVATTKAQRKLFFNLRSHKSGLDAMTPAQVDALAKTLDVKREEVIEMETRLSGRDVALEAPTDDEDDKFAPIAYLSSDSSEPTRVMEAKQYDRLQSEGLEAALSKLDDRSRRIVEARWLANDDGSGATLHELADEFGVSAERIRQIEAVALKKMKGSLQAFA from the coding sequence ATGAAATCAGCTACTGCACTCATGCCCGTCGAGACCAATGCGCTTGCGCTCGGCTTCTCCGGCAGCCTGGGCAACATTGACGCCTATATCTCGGCCGTCAATCGTCTGCCGATGCTGACGCAAGCTGAAGAAGTCTCGCTGGCCCGCGCCCTGCGCGAAAAGAATGACCTCGGCGCCGCACAAAAGCTGGTGCTGTCCCATTTGCGCCTGGTGGTGTCGATCGCCCGCGGCTATCTCGGCTACGGCCTGCCGCACGCCGACCTGATCCAGGAAGGCAATATCGGCCTGATGAAGGCCGTCAAGCGTTTCGACCCGGACCAGAACGTCCGCCTGGTGTCGTACGCCATGCACTGGATCAAGGCCGAGATGCACGAGTACATCCTGAAGAACTGGCGTCTGGTCAAGGTGGCGACCACCAAGGCGCAGCGCAAGTTGTTCTTCAACCTGCGCAGCCACAAGTCGGGTCTGGACGCCATGACACCGGCGCAAGTCGACGCATTGGCCAAGACGCTGGACGTCAAGCGTGAAGAAGTCATCGAGATGGAAACCCGCCTGTCGGGCCGCGATGTTGCGCTGGAAGCACCGACCGACGATGAAGACGACAAGTTCGCGCCGATCGCCTATCTGTCTTCGGACAGCAGCGAGCCGACCCGCGTGATGGAAGCCAAGCAATACGACCGCCTGCAATCGGAAGGTCTGGAAGCTGCCCTGAGCAAGCTCGACGACCGTTCGCGCCGCATCGTGGAAGCACGCTGGCTGGCCAATGACGACGGCAGCGGCGCGACGCTGCACGAACTGGCCGACGAATTCGGCGTATCCGCCGAGCGTATCCGCCAGATCGAAGCGGTAGCGCTGAAGAAGATGAAGGGTTCGCTGCAGGCTTTTGCATAA
- the ftsX gene encoding permease-like cell division protein FtsX, with translation MNWLRQHFFAFSDAFSHLLRSPGNFILNVLVVSIALALPFAGLTVLENVRPVSEQLAVEPEISIFLKMDVSRDKATALAGNIRAILADSGSAARVDFTPREKAFDTLKSKTGLNDVLATLGANPLPDSYVLKMSGFQDAMDATRVDDIAQKLKAMPGVDTVQIDSAWVKRLAALLRILRLVLLFLGITLGAVVVAVVFNTIRLQVMTQYEEIEVSRLLGATNAFIHRPFYYTGALLGVCAGGLALGLVVLALQPLNLAITDFARLYASEFRLAPPSIAAIGFLLGVSALLGLIGAMLSVKRHLSRLA, from the coding sequence ATGAACTGGCTGCGCCAACATTTCTTCGCGTTCTCGGACGCCTTCAGCCACTTGCTGCGCTCGCCCGGCAATTTCATCCTCAACGTGCTGGTGGTGTCCATCGCGCTGGCGCTGCCGTTTGCCGGCCTGACCGTACTGGAAAACGTGCGCCCGGTCTCGGAGCAGCTCGCCGTCGAGCCGGAAATCAGCATCTTCCTGAAAATGGATGTCTCGCGCGACAAGGCCACTGCGCTGGCCGGCAACATCCGCGCAATCCTGGCCGACAGCGGCAGCGCCGCGCGCGTCGATTTCACGCCGCGCGAGAAGGCCTTCGACACGCTCAAGAGCAAGACCGGCCTCAACGATGTGCTGGCGACACTGGGCGCCAATCCTCTGCCGGACAGTTATGTATTGAAGATGTCCGGCTTCCAGGACGCCATGGACGCCACCCGCGTCGACGACATCGCGCAAAAGCTCAAGGCCATGCCGGGCGTCGACACGGTGCAGATCGATTCGGCCTGGGTCAAGCGGCTGGCCGCGCTGCTGCGCATCTTGCGGCTGGTGCTGCTGTTCCTCGGCATCACGCTCGGCGCGGTGGTGGTGGCCGTAGTGTTCAACACCATCCGCCTGCAAGTCATGACGCAGTATGAAGAGATTGAAGTCTCGCGCCTGCTGGGCGCCACCAACGCCTTCATCCACCGGCCGTTTTACTACACCGGCGCCCTGCTCGGCGTATGCGCGGGCGGCTTGGCGCTGGGCCTGGTAGTGCTGGCGCTGCAACCGCTTAACCTGGCGATCACCGACTTCGCCCGCCTGTACGCTTCCGAATTCCGCCTGGCGCCGCCCAGCATTGCCGCCATCGGTTTCCTGCTCGGCGTCAGCGCGCTGCTCGGCTTGATCGGCGCCATGCTGTCGGTCAAGCGGCACCTGTCGCGCCTGGCCTGA
- a CDS encoding cell division ATP-binding protein FtsE produces MIEFAKVSKQYSRDVFALRDITLSVRKGELLFLAGPSGAGKSTLLKMIAAMERPSAGTLSVNGQSINTIKPSGMPYLRRNLGLIFQQQRLLHDRSILANVMLPLIVTGAPRSDAEKRARAALDKVDLLDKATSGPQELSGGEQQRVAIARAIVNRPQIILADEPTANLDRDNANKVLAALKSFHGVGVTCLISTHDEQYLTGADRIIYLDRGRIVDGWHNGVSNPVEISQ; encoded by the coding sequence ATGATCGAATTCGCCAAGGTCTCCAAACAATACTCGCGCGACGTCTTTGCGCTGCGCGACATCACGCTCTCGGTCAGGAAGGGCGAGCTGCTGTTCCTGGCCGGCCCGTCCGGCGCCGGCAAGTCGACCCTGCTCAAGATGATCGCCGCCATGGAACGCCCCAGCGCCGGCACCCTCAGCGTCAACGGCCAGAGCATCAATACCATCAAGCCTTCGGGCATGCCTTACCTGCGCCGCAATCTCGGCCTGATTTTCCAGCAACAGCGGCTGCTGCATGACCGCAGCATCCTGGCCAACGTGATGCTGCCCCTGATCGTCACCGGCGCGCCGCGTTCGGATGCCGAAAAACGCGCCCGCGCCGCGCTGGACAAGGTCGACCTGCTCGACAAGGCGACCTCCGGACCGCAGGAACTGTCCGGCGGGGAACAGCAACGCGTGGCGATTGCGCGCGCCATCGTCAACCGCCCGCAGATCATCCTGGCCGACGAGCCGACCGCCAATCTCGACCGCGACAACGCCAACAAGGTGCTGGCTGCACTCAAGTCCTTCCACGGCGTCGGCGTGACCTGCCTGATCTCGACCCACGACGAGCAATACCTGACCGGCGCGGACCGCATCATCTATCTTGACCGCGGCCGCATCGTCGACGGCTGGCACAACGGCGTCAGCAACCCGGTGGAGATTTCGCAATGA